CAATTCATCCACAATCAAATCTTCATGCATCAGAAGGCTCAAAGTCGGACGCCAGCGTTGCCATCGATCAGGACGCTTTCCTTGATCTAAAGTAGAACCCACAAAGCCAATCACAACGGTTTTTTTATTCATTTAAATCTATCATGTTGAATATTTAAAATAGCTTGATATTTCCCTGATTCAGGAAGAAAAGCCTTAAACTGATTATTTCCAATACCTATCCATAATCGCCCACATTGCGTACATTCATACATATCTGCAGAATATCGTATAAACCTATCTATAAACTGCTCAGAAAATGTCTGTTTATGATTTAAAGGCGTATTCATCGTGCCATCGACTGCATCATAAAAATCAAATAAATCAACATCAGTAATAAAAGAAGCTTTGTATGGAATTTGATCTGTCTGATCAACAATCACATGACCACATACACATCCTAGTTTACTCATTTGAGGCTATGCCCTTAAATCTTTTTATTGATCTTATGATCTTTGCACATCATTTTCTATAAAATTTTATAGTTTCATATACAATAACCTTTTCATTAAAAAATACCAACAAGATGCTTCATTTTACTTTTTTAGGCACATCATCTGGTGTACCCACACTGACACGCAACGTTTCTGGTTTAGCCATCCGCAACAGCAAGAATAAAGACTGGATATTGGTCGATGCTGGTGAAGGCACACAGCATCGCATTCAACAGGCCAAACTTTCATTACAAAACTTAATCGCGATCTGCATTAGCCATGTTCACGGCGATCACTGTTATGGCCTAGTTGGCTTACTCGCAAGTGCAGGTATGAATGCCCGTACTGCACCTTTAACCATTATCGCTCCCAAAGAAATTCAACAATGGATTGCAGTCACAGCACAACTGACCGATTTACATTTACCTTACCCACTCCACTTTATTGATGTAAATGAAGCGACTCAGATACAGCAACTGACAGATAATCTTTCAATTCAAGCTCACCCACTCAGTCATCGTGTACCCAGTTTCGCATTTAGTATGATTGCGCAATACACTCAAAAAAAATTAGATACGCAGGCTTTAATTCAACTCGGCGTACCCAAAGGCAAAGCTTGGGGCGATTTACAACAAGGTCTGGACATTCAATTTAATGGACAAACTTTAAAAGCAGTCGATTTTACCCAGTTACAGATACAACGCGCACATGCCATCGTCGGCGGCGATAATGACCGTCCTGAATTATTGGCACAGGCTTGCGAAGATGCTCAACTTTTGATTCACGAAAGCACCTACACGCAAGCCGGTTTAGATAAAGTCGGTTCAGGCCCAATGCATAGTTCAGCAAAGATGGTTGCAGAATTCGCTCAGCAACAAGGCCTAAGCAATCTAATCCTGACGCACTTTAGTCCAAGACATCAAGACAGTGCTGGACAGCAAGCCATTGCAGAGGAAGTGCAAGCTTTCTATCAAGGAAACTTCTATTTAGCCCATGATTTCGATCAATTTAGCTTAGATGAGACAGGTCAACTTTCAAAAATTGATAAATCACTATAGTTCTTGTGCAATGTGACCTATCTACAAAATTTTCGGATAGATCACATGGCATTTTAGTAATTATTCAAATCAATAAACCAATCTAATTCTTCTTAGAATCAACTTAATTATTTATGGCACATCAGGATTGAAAAAATCAAATACTCTTCGTAAGAGACGAAATGGTAAGTTAATGATCAAATAAACAGCCTCAACAAACATATCTATTGGATCAAACCAGTACCAAGCATCACTTCTACGTTCACGCTGCTCTCGCTTTGGTTTTACCCAGTAAGCAAATAAAAAACAAACGATACTTAGCGCGAAAAAAATAAGATCAAAATTCTCCCCTAGGAACTGAACAAGATAAAACACCCCAGCTGCAAATAAAAAAATTGTGATTAAATAACGAAAAATATCCATTCGGCTTAGCAATTTATTTGTATTTTGTTATGTTTATAGCATGTCCTTATGCAAAGACATACTTGAATTTCCATAAACACACCACTGCCCATCTGAAAAATATTAGCCTTGCCAATTACCCCCTTTCATAGTCATAAGAAGTGAAATTTGCTTTTCCACATAAAGACAACACCTTAAACAAAATATCTAAAAAGATATAAACTTATATATTTTTATATTAAATTTTTAATCATAAGCTTGCCAGATTGAATAGAAAATATTTTAAAAATTAATTAAATTATGTATATCAAAAACTTACGTAAATTATTTTGTATTCTATAAAAAGTTGGCACACTCGCTGCTATAGTATAAGCACACAACATCATTGGGATCTTGTGAATATCACCTGCCTGCAAACGCTTGGCAGGCAGGCTTTGAAAGGAAAATGAAAATGTCTGTCGTTGAACAACTTAACCAACAAGCTCAATTTGAACAAGAACAGCAACAACGTGCTTATCAGGTTCTACAAAATGGAAAAAGTATGCCAGTAAAAATGTGGACCAATGGCGTACTGGTCGATGACAACTCAAAACAACAATTGCTGCAAACCGCACAAATGCCGTTTATTTATAAATGGATGGCCGTAATGCCAGACGTTCACTTTGGCCTAGGTGCAACCATCGGAAGTGTGATTCCAACCAAAGGGGCGATTATCCCTGCTGCGGTCGGTGTCGATATCGGGTGTGGAATGATGGCGACGCGTACCAGCTTAACCGCTTCTGATTTACCCGATAACTTATATGCTTTACGTACTGAACTGGAACGTCTGATTCCACATGGAATGACCAAAGGCCGTGGTCGAGATAAAGGTTCTTGGGAAACGCCACCTGAAATGGTAGACCAAGCTTGGGCTGATTTAGTTGCAGATTTTGACTTCATCTGTGCAAAGCATCCTCGCCTAAAAAATACCAATAACCGCAAGCAACTGGGAACTTTAGGAACAGGAAATCACTTTGTAGAAATCTGTTTGGATGAACACGACCATGTTTGGATTATGTTGCACTCAGGTTCTCGCGGTGTGGGTAATGCCATCGGTAATCATTTTATCGAGCTGGCACGTAAAGATATGCAGAAGCACTTTATTAACTTACCCAACAAAGATTTGGCTTATTTAGTCGAAGGAACTGAACATTTTGATGATTACTGGTTTGCAGTAGGTTGGGCACAACGCTTTGCCATGAAAAACCGTGAAATCATGATGCAGTCTGCGATTAAGGCCTTAGCAACGATTATTCCGAAACCGTTCCAAGCACGATTGGAAGCCGTGAATTGCCACCATAATTATGTGGAAAAGGAAGAACATTATGGCGAAGAAGTTATGGTAACCCGTAAAGGTGCTGTACGTGCACGTTTGGGAGAATATGGAATTATCCCGGGTTCAATGGGCGCCAAGTCCTTTATTGTTCGCGGTCTTGGAAATCAGGAATCATTTTGCTCATGTTCACATGGTGCAGGCCGCGTAATGAGCCGTGCTGAAGCAAAACGACGTTTTACTGTGGAAGATCAGATTGCGCAGACTGAAGGCGTGGAATGCCGTAAAGATGCTGCGGTAATTGATGAGATTCCATCGGCCTATAAACCAATTGAAGATGTTATGAAAGCACAGCAGGATTTGGTTGAAGTGGTGTATACATTAAGACAAGTAGTATGTGTTAAGGGCTAATTATGGAAAAGGATTGTTTAGATATTCGAAGCTATAGAATCAGAGCAAATGAAGCAGTTCATCTCGCTCTACCTGAGCAATCCTATTACATCATCTTGGCTGTAAATACTGATGAAATTTTACCTGAATGGCGTAATTGGATTTGTGAGCAGATTGTCTATTCAAGACTATGCATTCAAGCAATGGTGGCAGGACATGAGTGCTCTATTTGGGATGATGCCTAGATGAAACGTATCTAGGTTTTTATAACGATCAACCACCAGTCGATCATTGCTTCATGACAACTTGGCATAAAAATGAAACTTTAGAAGATATTACTGAATTTGCAAAATTTAGTATGGAATTGGAAAATGTTTCAAACTTAGTCATTGTACATATTGAATAAAAGGTAAATAAAATGAAACTCGCAGAAGCACTTTTACTGCGAAGCGATCAACAAAAAAAGCTCGCTTCATTAAAACAACGGATCAACGCCAATGTATTGGTACAAGATGGTGATGAACCGAGTGAAGATCCAAATGAACTGATCAAACAGGTGTTTGCTTTGAGCCAAGAAAGCAATCAATTGATTTGTCGCATTCATTTGACCAACGCACAAGCAAAATTAGAGGATGGCAAAATCCTGCTGTCCCTATTAAGCTTACGAGATAGTTATGCTGAGCAACACAAGATTCTCGTTGATGCGATTGCCAATACCCATCGTGAACCTGATCGTTATAGTTCACGCGAGATCAAATGGCAGAAGGTTATCCCTGTCTCTAGCTTGCAAAAACAAGCCGATGATATCAGCGCGAAATTACGTGATTTAAATATCAAAATTCAGGCTGCAAATTGGCAAATTGATTTAGTTGAATAGACAACAGATTTTGTGAATTTAGTTCACAATCACAGTTTGGACATACTGGGCGAGTACAAGATCCTGCGTTACTCCGATCTGAGGGATTGAAAATAATTCAGGCGGCTATGGCAGCATGCGAGCCGTGCATCAATCTTCACTGATTAGGCTCAGCACCATGGACCTCGTAAACCTTTGCCAAAAGCAAAGTCACGCGTTACTTCGCATTACCATGTACTGACAGTATGTTCATTTAATTAGAAAATAAGGAAAATAGACGTGAATAAGGCCTTGGCAAATATGCCAGCAACCATCCAGATTGATGGTTCACAAGGTGAAGGTGGTGGACAAATTTTAAGAACTGCCCTTGCCCTTTCGATGATTACAGGTCAGGCATTTGAATTAATTAACATTCGGGCTAGACGGAAAAAACCAGGTTTAATGCGTCAGCATTTGGTCTGTGTACAGGCATCCCAACAGATTAGCCAAGCGTATGTTGAAGGTGCTGAACTCCATAGCCAGCGCTTGTACTTTGCACCTCAACATGTACAAAGTGGCAAATACCAATTCCATATTGGTTCAGCAGGCAGCACAACTCTGGTTTTACAGACCCTATTGCCTGCTTTGTTATTGCAAAATCAAGCTAGTGAACTCATCATCTCAGGCGGTACTCATAATCCGCTTGCACCGACAGCAGATTTTATCGAGTATTGCTTTTTACCTACACTCACCAAGATGGGAATAGAAACCGAGTTTAAGTTAAATAAAGCAGGTTTCTTCCCGATTGGTGCAGGTGAAATTCAAATCAAGATTCAACCGTGGCAACATCGAAACAAGTTTAGCTTGTTAGAACGTGGCGCTTTACAAAATACTGAACCGTACCGGGTTTGTCGGAGACTCAATATTCTGAGAGACTATTCCGATGAAAAAACCAAACTATACCCCCGAAATTAGAGAAAGAGCGGTTCAATTACTAATTGAATCTGAAAAAGATTATCCATCGAATTGGGCAGCAGTTTCCGCAATTGCTCCTAAAATTGGCTGTACTCCTGAAACACTTCGTGTTTGGTATCAAAAATACTTAGATCAACAAAATCCCGCCAAAGTACAACAGGTATCTGACCAAGAAAAAATGAAGCAAATGGAACGTGAAATTAAAGAATTAAAACGTGCCAATGAAATTCTACGTAAAGCAGCCGCTTTTTTCGCCCAGGCGGAGCTCGACCGCCCACACAAATAATGGTGGATTTTATCCATAACAATAAGGCGTTATATGGTGTTGAAGCGATTTGTAGAATTTTACCGATTGCAGCTTCGACCTATTATCGGGCTTTAGATTTCGTTGATAACCCAGAACATCGAGCGAAACGTGCTCTGCATGATTTACATCATGCAGAGCAAATCAAACGTATTTGGAAAGAAAGTTCAGGTCGATATGGTGTACGTAAAGTTTGGCAAAAATTGAAACGTGAGGGTTATGTTATTGCATCGTTGTACAGTTGCTCGATTGATGCAAAAGCTAGGTATACAAGGTGTTTGGCGTGGTAAGAATAAACAAACCACCCGTAGCCGAGATGATCAAAAACGAGCAGATGATTTAGTGAAACGGAATTTTAGTGCTGATCGACCTGACCAATTATGGGTCAGTGACTTTACGTATATTCAAACACATTCAGGCTGGGTCTATACCGCCTTTATTATTGATGTGTTCTCACGAGCAATTGTTGGATGGAAAGTATCTACACGGATGAATACAGATATGGTGCTCGATGCATTGGAGCAAGCATTGCACGATCGAGGCATGCCAAAGAATGTGATTCATCATTCCGATAGAGGTGTTCAATATCTTTCTATTCGCTATACCAATCGTTTAGATGCTGCAAATTTACGAGCATCAGTCGGTACGACAGGTGATTCATACGATAATGCTCTGGCTGAAACGGTGAATGGCTTATACAAAACAGAGGTGATTGAATATTTAAAAGCAGATTGGCAAGGTTTAGCAGATGTACAACTTGCGACACTAAACTGGGTAGATTGGTTCAATAAAAAGCGTGTACACAGTGCACTGGGTTATGTATCGCCTTTTGAGTTTGAAGCAATGTACTATGATAAGATTAACCCGTTAGGTCAGGTGGCCTAACTTAAATAAAAAAGTCTCCGACAAACCCGGTACGGTTCATACTGCAGCTTTTGCAGCTGTATTGAATGTTTCAAAAGAAGCGCAAATCGCAGAGCGGGAATTAACAACTTTAAGTAAAAGACTGAAATTAGATGCACAACAACAGTTCCATTTAAATGGGATTAGCCAAGGCAATACGGCGTATGTCAGAGTTGAGCATCAACACCACACTCAACTATTTACTGCTTTAGGTGAAATGCGAAAAAGTGCAGAACAAATTGCCAATCATTTGGCTGAACAGGTGCAGCAATATATTGCTTCTCAGGCGGCTGTGGATGAATATTTAGCAGATCAGTTGTTATTGCCTATAGCATTGGGTCAAGGCGGTGAATTTACCGCACAATGTATTAGTGAACATACCCGTACTCAAGCCACTATGATTGAAAAATTTATTAATTGTGAAATTGAATTTATCGAGCTGGATAAAACACTGTTTCAGGTCAAAGTAAACGTAGAATAGTGAATATTAAATATGAAAGAACATACTCAAATAAGCAAATTTTTAAGCCTGATCTTAAGACATAAGCCTGAACAAATTGGGCTTCAGCTTGATCAAGAAGGTTGGGCAAAAATTGCTGAGCTCATTGAAGCTGCGCAACAACACAATGTTCTTCTAGATCAAGCATTCCTCCAACTAATAGTAGAACAAAATGATAAAAAACGCTTCCAAATCTCAGACGATGGTTTGATGATCAGAGCTGTGCAAGGCCACTCAACAAGCACTGTACAGCGGCAAATGATTGCACTAAAACCACCACAATATTTATATCATGGCACAGCGAGTCGATTTATAGATTCAATTCAGACGCAAGGCTTAATTGCAGGACAGCGTCATTATGTACATTTAAGTGAAAATAAAGAAACGGCTTTGAATGTAGGTCAACGCTATGGCAAGCCTGTGCTCTTCTTAATCAATACGGTACAAATGCATAAAGATGGCTTTGAGTTTTATCAGGCAGAAAATGGTGTTTGGCTAACAAAGCATGTACCAACACAATATTTATCACTAAATGATCAGACCAAGGCAGAATCATTGGTCTGATCTGATTCCGAGATTGAGTT
The DNA window shown above is from Acinetobacter colistiniresistens and carries:
- a CDS encoding ribonuclease Z translates to MLHFTFLGTSSGVPTLTRNVSGLAIRNSKNKDWILVDAGEGTQHRIQQAKLSLQNLIAICISHVHGDHCYGLVGLLASAGMNARTAPLTIIAPKEIQQWIAVTAQLTDLHLPYPLHFIDVNEATQIQQLTDNLSIQAHPLSHRVPSFAFSMIAQYTQKKLDTQALIQLGVPKGKAWGDLQQGLDIQFNGQTLKAVDFTQLQIQRAHAIVGGDNDRPELLAQACEDAQLLIHESTYTQAGLDKVGSGPMHSSAKMVAEFAQQQGLSNLILTHFSPRHQDSAGQQAIAEEVQAFYQGNFYLAHDFDQFSLDETGQLSKIDKSL
- a CDS encoding RtcB family protein, producing MSVVEQLNQQAQFEQEQQQRAYQVLQNGKSMPVKMWTNGVLVDDNSKQQLLQTAQMPFIYKWMAVMPDVHFGLGATIGSVIPTKGAIIPAAVGVDIGCGMMATRTSLTASDLPDNLYALRTELERLIPHGMTKGRGRDKGSWETPPEMVDQAWADLVADFDFICAKHPRLKNTNNRKQLGTLGTGNHFVEICLDEHDHVWIMLHSGSRGVGNAIGNHFIELARKDMQKHFINLPNKDLAYLVEGTEHFDDYWFAVGWAQRFAMKNREIMMQSAIKALATIIPKPFQARLEAVNCHHNYVEKEEHYGEEVMVTRKGAVRARLGEYGIIPGSMGAKSFIVRGLGNQESFCSCSHGAGRVMSRAEAKRRFTVEDQIAQTEGVECRKDAAVIDEIPSAYKPIEDVMKAQQDLVEVVYTLRQVVCVKG
- a CDS encoding DIP1984 family protein — translated: MKLAEALLLRSDQQKKLASLKQRINANVLVQDGDEPSEDPNELIKQVFALSQESNQLICRIHLTNAQAKLEDGKILLSLLSLRDSYAEQHKILVDAIANTHREPDRYSSREIKWQKVIPVSSLQKQADDISAKLRDLNIKIQAANWQIDLVE
- a CDS encoding RNA 2'-phosphotransferase yields the protein MKEHTQISKFLSLILRHKPEQIGLQLDQEGWAKIAELIEAAQQHNVLLDQAFLQLIVEQNDKKRFQISDDGLMIRAVQGHSTSTVQRQMIALKPPQYLYHGTASRFIDSIQTQGLIAGQRHYVHLSENKETALNVGQRYGKPVLFLINTVQMHKDGFEFYQAENGVWLTKHVPTQYLSLNDQTKAESLV